In Uranotaenia lowii strain MFRU-FL chromosome 2, ASM2978415v1, whole genome shotgun sequence, one genomic interval encodes:
- the LOC129750109 gene encoding embryonic polarity protein dorsal-like, giving the protein MESIWVEITEQPQQNATRYRYKCEGKCAGSIPGVNNTEHRKSFPTIKVHGFTGKATVTVSCVMASYPHRVHPHGVVGKNCKQGIYKAVIEDCRMSVAFSNLGIRCIRRKAIPEALLKRQQLGVDPYGGGYNHADSITNKDLSSIRLCFEVVLETKNGFTHRLQPVVSDVIYDKKTLDKLVICELSRFSSPVRGGKLIIMTCEKISKTDIGIRFFEQSADGRQIWQDFGIFQPTNVHKKLAIAFRTPPYAHAGITKPVKVQVQLFRPSDGLESKAVSFEYYPNRTYTNSPNDQVTFLPDLKEICEDLPSLDQYLAIKTDAVQSMDTSSFDDGIPNESTLSATPEVDSEEEENQTWYKL; this is encoded by the exons ATGGAGTCGATATGGGTGGAAATTACCGAACAGCCCCAGCAAAACGCCACTCGTTATCGGTACAAGTGCGAGGGAAAGTGTGCTGGTTCGATACCCGGTGTGAACAATACCGAGCACCGGAAGTCCTTTCCGACGATTAAGGTGCACGGATTCACGGGAAAAGCAACGGTGACGGTGTCCTGTGTAATGGCCAGCTATCCTCATCGCGTCCATCCGCATGGCGTTGTGGGAAAGAACTGCAAACAGGGCATCTACAAGGCCGTTATCGAGGATTGCCGAATGAGCGTGGCTTTCAGCAATCTCGGAATTCGATGCATTCGGAGGAAAGCAATCCCCGAGGCGCTTCTGAAGCGACAACAACTTGGCGTCGATCCTTATGGCG GTGGCTACAATCATGCCGATTCGATCACGAACAAAGATCTTagcagcattcggttgtgtttcGAAGTGGTTCTGGAAACTAAGAACGGATTTACGCATCGACTCCAGCCGGTCGTTTCTGACGTTATCTACGATAAGAAAACTCTTGATAAGCTGGTTATCTGTGAGCTGAGTCGCTTCAGTTCACCCGTCCGTGGTGGAAAGTTGATCATAATGACGTGTGAGAAAATCAGCAAAACCGACATAGGGATTCGATTCTTTGAGCAATCGGCCGATGGCAGACAAATCTGGCAGGATTTTGGCATTTTCCAACCGACTAATGTTCACAAAAAACTTGCAATTGCCTTCCGTACTCCACCGTATGCTCACGCTGGAATAACTAAGCCTGTTAAG GTGCAAGTTCAGCTGTTTAGACCATCAGATGGCTTGGAAAGTAAAGCAGTGTCATTTGAATACTATCCAAATAGAA cttaTACTAACTCGCCCAACGATCAGGTCACATTTCTCCCAGACCTTAAAGAAATATGCGAAGATTTACCCAGTTTAGACCAATATCTGGCCATCAAAACAGATGCCGTTCAATCAATGGATACTTCCAGCTTCGATGACGGTATTCCCAATGAAAGCACGCTCAGTGCTACACCAGAAGTAGATTCGGAGGAAGAAGAGAATCAAACCTGGTATAAGCTGTGA